A region of the Terriglobales bacterium genome:
AAGTACGACGGTTCGCACATCCCGCTCGTGATCCTGGCGGGCGCGGACTACGGCATGGGCAGCTCGCGCGACTGGGCGGCGAAGGGCACCGCGCTGCTCGGGGTGAAGGCCGTGATTGCGGCGAGCTTCGAGCGCATCCACCGCTCGAACCTGGTGGGGATGGGCGTGCTGCCGCTGCAGTTCGAGCAGGGCGCGACCGCAAGCTCACTCGGCCTGAAGGGCAGCGAGACCTTCGACATCGTGGGCGCGGACGAGATCAAGCCGCGCGCGCTGGCGAAGCTGGTCGTGCACCGCGACGACGGCGCGGACGTCGAAGTGCCGGTGCGGGTTCGCATCGACACGCCCATCGAGGTCGACATCTACAAGCACGGCGGCATCCTGCCGTTCGTGCTGCGGCAGATCATCGCGGCGTCGAAGTAGTGCGCTTTCCGCGTTGACAGCCTGCACTCGGCCGCTATCATAGTAAGCACTCACTTACATGAGAGTTGCCGCCACCGACCGCAAGCAGCAGATCCTCGACGTCGCCTCGTCGCTGTTCGCCCGCAAGGGCTTCCAGGGGACGACCACGCGCGAGATCGCAGCGCGCGCGCGCATGAACGAGGCCATCCTGTTCCGGCATTTCCCCTCGAAGGAGACCCTCTACTGGGCGGTGATCGACGACCGCTGCACGCGCTCGCATCGGCGCGAGAACCTGCAGGCGTCGCTCGACCTGCAGGCCTCGGACTTCGAGATCTTCCGCGTCATCGCCGAAGACATCCTGCAGCGCACCAAGGAGGACAAGGCGCGCACGCGGCTGCTGCTGTTCAGCGGGCTGGAGAACCACCGCCTGGCGCGCCGCTTCTTCCGCACCTACGTGGCACGCTACTACCAGTTGCTGGCCGCGCACATCGAGCGCCGCATTGCGGAAGGCGTGTTCCGTCGCGTGGACCCGATCCTGGCCGCGCGCAGCTTCATCGGGATGATCTTCTACCACATCCTGGTGCAGGAGCTGTTCGGCGGCGGCTTCTACCAGAAGTTCGATCCCGAGACGGTCAGCGCCGAGGTCGCCGACATCTGGCTGCACGGCGTGATGGCGCCGGATCGCCGAATCCCCGGGCACGCTCGCGCGTCTAAGAACGGGAATGGCGCGAAGCAGTCGCAGGCTCATAAGTCCAATGGTCATAAGAATGGGAGAAAGAACTAACTTGCCCTCATTGCGCGCACTCACGTCAGTCCTGCTATTGCTTTCGCTTGCGGCGCTCGTCGGGTGCACGCAGAAGGCCCAGACGGCCGCGCCCGCCCCGGCGGTTCCCGTGACCGTCGCCACCGCCGAGCAGAAGACCGTCCCGCTCACCGTCCGCGCCATCGGCGCCGTCGAAGCATTCTCGACCGTGGAAGTGAAATCGCAGGTCGCGGGCCAACTGGTCGCGGTCCATTTCACCGAAGGGCAGGACGTGAAGAAGGGGCAGCTGCTCTTCTCGCTCGACCGCCGTCCGTTCGAGGCCGCGCTCCAGCAGGCCGAGGGGCAGCTGGCGAAGTCGCAAGCGGAGATGGCGCAGGCCGAGGCCAACGCCGCCCGCTATGCCAGGCTCATGCAGGAAGGCGTGATCGCCCGCGAGCGCTACGAGCAGGAGCAGACCAACATGCAGGCCCTGCGCGCCACCGTCGACGCCAACCGCGCCGCGGTCGAGACCGCCCGCGTCCAGCTCGGGTACACGCAGATCTATGCGCCCATCGAGGGGCGCACCG
Encoded here:
- a CDS encoding TetR/AcrR family transcriptional regulator, with translation MRVAATDRKQQILDVASSLFARKGFQGTTTREIAARARMNEAILFRHFPSKETLYWAVIDDRCTRSHRRENLQASLDLQASDFEIFRVIAEDILQRTKEDKARTRLLLFSGLENHRLARRFFRTYVARYYQLLAAHIERRIAEGVFRRVDPILAARSFIGMIFYHILVQELFGGGFYQKFDPETVSAEVADIWLHGVMAPDRRIPGHARASKNGNGAKQSQAHKSNGHKNGRKN